Sequence from the Crassostrea angulata isolate pt1a10 chromosome 9, ASM2561291v2, whole genome shotgun sequence genome:
TTGTCTCTTGTTTTAGCTGTAAGTTTGTGCACGCCGTTTGTATGTACACCGATTTGTCTCTTGTTTTAGCTGTAAGTTTGTGCACGCCGTTTGTATGTACACCGATTTGTCTCTTGTTTTAGCTTTAAGTTTGTGCACGCCGTTTGTATGTACACCGATTTGTCTCTTGTTTTAGCTGTAAGTTTGTGCACGCCGTTTGTATGTACACCGATTTGACTGCCGCTTACACTGGACAGTGTACCTCCACAACCATGGCAATGACGACAGTAGGCAACGCTGCCGGAAGCACGATGCCCGGAAGTGTTGCAACTGGAGGTTCCGGAACCACTGGGACTACACCACCACCTACCACCACGCTGAGTCCGGAACAAATCGCCTTCCAGAACGTATTCTGTCACAACAAGGACTCCATAAACTGTCCCGCTGTCGTCACACCCCTCTGTGGCTCTGACGGAGTCATCTACAACAGCAGGtatgtcgtcacttccggtccacaatATTTACCCTCTCCCATaccataaaacaaacattagaCACTATATCATTAAAGTTAGTCACGATCACACAAAATGTATCGAATTCTGTGTGCAAAAATTTGACGTGCTAAATCTGAAAATCTTGGAAACAATCTTTACATAATTTGACACGTGGCTTCTTTCAGCTGTCACGTGTCCAAGGCCCGCTGTGACAACCCCAATCTTCAGACAGTGGACGGCAGCAAGTGTGGACTAACCACGCCAGTCTCGGTGGCCCCCGTTGTAGGATAGACAAAATAAACACGAATTCCACACCCATTGTCTCAGGCTCCGTTTGCAAAGCGGCTTTATTTGTTTAGTAGGATGTTAGGGGTAgaatgggtgggggggggggggttaggacGATATTTGTGTGTAGTTACATTGAACACGTTTATGGAGTTTGTGTGTATACACCTCAAAGAAAATGTTGATGAATATTTGTATATGAGAGAAGGATGAAGAAAGAGACAGGAACTGAAGGCATGGCAAAGGTCAAAGGATTGGAGGTGTGCAAAGGGGGTTGGGTGTACAGGGGTGTGTGTGTGTTCAGGGAGGGTGTGTGGAGGGAGCGGGAGAGGGGGGGCTAGGAGACAGATGGAAGTATTCTAAAGTTCAGGGTCctcagaaagagagagagaaggggaaCAAAATATGAACAAGATAGAAGCTATATATATCCTCGATCAGTTCAGAAAGTGatgtgtttctttaaaaaaaaaaaggtaatataaatattatttgatgaTGTCTCAACGAGAATACGATGTATTGTCAATATATGACATCTATCAGCATGCATGCTTATAACAAGGTGGTTCAATACACCTCGAAAAATCTCAGATCAGTCAAAAATacgtaattataaaaaatagcaATATGCATAAGAAGTATATTAAGTCAAAAAGGcgaaacactttaaataatcaacaaaataatagttatttcagtaaatatgaacaaaaactTAAGGTGGATTCAAACTCGTGATCagcggttcagaagcccaatactacAACCACAATGACTGATGCTATTCAACCAAATTGATTGAGGCAAacaattcaacaaaacatttaaatcgccatcttgtgacgttgTGCCTTAACAAGTTTAATTATCTTTTGGTGTAGTGGGGTATCtcaaggtggtatgggacacctccatattgtgacgtacgtcctatcgaaataaacaataaaatcaatcatTCATGTAATTCAATATATGTTTTCTTTCCCAAACAAGTAACAGTTACCTTAGCAGAATGGGTTAAGACGTcaactacgaatctgtaagtcatgagttcgaatcctgaAAAGGccattatatttattttcatttgttcataacttttcaaaatcttcaaaaaggtgaaagtattttgattgtacaatgttcttttatttacattaatatcgacaggtgtcccattccaccttaattaaacaaattagaACTCCAGTGTCCAAGTCAATGGACCCAGTTAGAATGAAGCAAGCACGCTTCTGTTCTGTTGTTGTCGCTTTCTTTCTCCGAGATATGTAACAAATACCTCAATATCAAAGCGAGACACAAAACACCACGCCATGTCTTTTTATTGGACATCAAACAACACACGACACTGCTTATATTCTTGTGAACAAATCTTTCAAATCGTTCACTATTTTAGTCGGTATAAATACAcgtgaaaaataaatatctttaaaacatttaattcaaaGAGACGagattaaaatggtacaaatgaaacatttcttttgaaaaatcataTGCCATGTGACTAATACTTTGTAAATCACGTGATATGCAACCTGCTGTGCATGGCGTCAGAATATTACAGACGATATCACGTGACAGGTGctgattataaataaataattacaactcgtaatgatgaaaaaaaaacgtatAATGTACAAAGATGATATATGCGTACAAAACAAATCGTGTTTCAGAGGGAAAAACGTGTAAAAGCTGTTCAACGATCAAAATAATGGACGGATTGCATAAAAATAGCAAATGTACACcaataaaacataataaataaatacaaaccgAGGCATACAGCAGCAGGAATCAAACAAACACTGCGAGCATGCGCAGATCCTCACTTTTTTATCCAGGGACGGAAGGAGGGAGGAGGTCCTAGgagtaattttattttcaagaaaaagaggcggttaaatttttttttgtaactttactaggtaaattttattattttgaattttcaagaGGGTTTTGGGGGAGGTTCTGGACATGCGCATGGTCAGTCTTTGGTACATGTGGACGGAATAGactctttaaatcaattaacaaTGTTTCTTCATTGAAAGATTGACAACATAAACTCATAGGTGTCAACAAAGACTCATTCTGAAATAAATGGACGGGGTTGGATCATTGGCAGACAACAATATCAACAGGGGTCAAAAGGTCAAACACATGTTCATCTACATTTACACCAACTTGACTTAATACACAATTGCAATCATTCATAAAGTGTTCATTGTATGAATCCATAAATACTTTCTTCATCTAACAAAGGTATCAAGCTAATACAAAACTGCactcaaaaaaaaaagtttttgaaaatcttaaatGTATTGGAACAATCAAAAAAGTACATATGAGACTAACAATAATTGATTGGTTAATATCACAATATTATAGTTTTTTcctatagttacatgtatgtgtattcaATAAATCAAGTGCCTTTTTTTGTGCCTTAATGAATTACATTTGCTCTGCTTGTATGGTTAACATTCCAGACTGAGTATAACAATTGTATctaaatgtacatacatgtacctcaagAATACATTGCTGGTGAAAACCTGTTTGAAGGGGATATCGAACTTAAAGGATTGCAAACAAATCTCCTTGACATTAAACCAAAACCAAAAAATTTCaggtatactgtggaatcattaaaattcgtggtggctcagtTTTCATGGGATTCATGGGTATAGCCCTCTCTCACGAATTGatatcctcaacgaaaacacttttagaaagagttatctttgttatTGAAACAGTAGGCtacgcatccacgaaataacatccccACGAATGAGCAAAAAAGtcataatccacgaaaattggcccccatgaatttaaatgattccacagtatgtatTGGTTAATGTGTTGGCCATCTAGCCTCCTTAAACTATAACTACATACATCAGTCAGCACTATAGGAAATCATTGTAGACAAAACACAGATTAAAATCATCTCAGATCTGAACAATATAGATGTAATGTTATCAACAATAATAATTTACTCATGTAACCCATTCTAAATGAATGAACTGGGAGCACATTTCTCTCTACAATTACCATcacattcaaataaaataaaaatcacaaaaaacaGTGATTTAACTGTAAAAGTCAATTTTCAATGCTTTCATTCTAGTATAAAGTACTCTGTTGCTTCATGAAAAATCTAGACTCAATTCTAACACAGTTtttagtccgaaatatctgatGTTTTccaggctttttttttttttttaacaatattggctttttttaacgattttgatattttgcttGACTGTTTTCCAggcaagtaaaatatcaaaatcattaaagaaaaaaagccaggaaaatgTCAGATATTTCAGACTAGAAAGTCTTTTGATCTAAAAACTATTGTAccttaaaacatgaaattttaagaattaaacCTATAGTTACTGTACAAAATCTCAAAATGTTTACTAGTAACATCTTCCATTAATTACTATAGAAGGTATACTAGTACCCCCCCATCAAACATCGGCCCCATACGAGGCCTGGATGCATGGTTACGTGGCCATTTTTAAACTATATAAATCTCCCCAGGTTGAAGAGCTTCGTTTTAAGATATGGAAgaatattcaaattatttaatgGCCATGCAAAGATGATCATCAAAATCTTGGGGCAGATCTAATGggttattaattaatttccaGCCTCGTTAGCTGATGTTTACTGCATGGATGGGTCAAGATATAGCTTTGTAAAATTATGAAGACatgtatacaaatgtacatgtacgtagtACAAAAAGCTAGAtctctacatgtatatgtatcagAATATTGCTTTTTCACATGTTCCGATTAGCTTGTACTGACTTCtacttgaaattttacataaatcaGATATTATCAACCCATCATGTACAGAAATTGCCAGACGAGTTCTAACTTTTTATTATAGATGTATCTACAAATACAAGGTAAGGTTGGTGCCATTATATATTGTACCAAAATAGCCTGGTCTAACTGCATATATAGCAACAGCATATAGATACGATGTCATGCTATCGTAATTCCACACTGTGCTTTAACAGCCTCTTCTAAATGCCTATAGTTACTATACATCTATCAGATAATTCGATTGCATAGCCACATTGCACCACAGATGAGATAAAATATATCACaattaattatataaacttAATCCACAAATAAATAAGGTTTCAACACAGTATAAGTCACACCAGCAACATCTCTAATCTTAgataaataatgtataaaatcaatatataaaactaaaattatgCAAGTTCATTGCCATAACTGCTCTTCATCAGGAGTAAAAGcaaacatgaaaaaataaattgatgcaCTGATTAACTTCAAAGCAAGTAAATCAGTTACCATTAGTTGTAGCATAAACACAGTCATACACTCATTGTGACTATGTTAATAACTTGTAATTATATTCTACAtgattgtataaaaaaatctaactATTTAAAAGATGGATATAATTAATGCAGTTAATGTTAATTTCTAGGATGACCTTATAGAATTACAAAGAATCTTCCAAAAGCTCTCGTGCTACAGAGACTATAACACACAAAATTCTGTTACAAACACATAAAACGCTGGCAATGATGCTGCATTTAGTTATACAAACAAAATTGGGTTAAAAGAAGTTGACTAACTGATCACCAAAATTCTTCAGCTGACTTAATAATACTGactgaagtcaaatttgttgacatcttttcttttGAGCAATTTAATGAAACACTACTAACTAGATGGCATGAAATGTTCTAATTTCCTTTGAAATCCATGAATAACTATAAGATGACTAACAATGCTGTAAATGCAATGCTCTCAAACATTCAGAAGACTGACAGACCTAGGTGACATCTGATTGGAGTTGCTATGGTAGCTATCTTGTGATTGGCAGGCAGCCATAATCCTGGAATATAGAGTCTGGTGCGATACCCCGCCCACATATTGAGAGTAAGCCGTGATGAACTCTGAAGTGCAAAATCAAAGTCATGAGAGTACTTTATGTTATCAAGAATATACCTAGTATACAGTTGTACAAAACTGTTTAAATAATTCACATTACCTTCCAAAAATGATACTCATGTTTAttctatatttcattaaaatacccTTCCTGAATtgatttatcatattattttaaaatcctaCTTTAATTTCAGCccatgtttatttattattttaaaaatattctgaaaaagTATCTAGTATTTATTCATTACTTCTTTGAAAGACCCATAGGCTACATAAAAACCTGCTCATGCATATTCATCCCCTCATTTGAATACTCTACCTAAAATCCAGCTCATGTTTATTAATGAGGTCATTATCCAGGTTCCACTTCGTTCTGAGGAGTCTTTCCTCTCGCGCCTTTGCTTTCTCTTCTTTCTTGATCTGTTTGTTTTTACGCTTCATACGGTCTTGTTCAGCGAAGGTCATGCGATACTGAGGACCAATCAGAACGCGGTCCTGGTGGGCGGAGTTAACGATGACATTGTTGTTGTTTATGTACTGTTTCTGGGAACTCCTGTTGCTGTCTGCAGAACTCTGTgtcacaaaaaaatttaaccgTGTCACAAAAATTTTTAACTGTGTCACAAAAAATTACTGTTTCAAATGTATTACAGGAAACAACTAAACCGTGTCACAACAAGCAAGTTTAAATTTATGTGACACAAAATGTTGAAC
This genomic interval carries:
- the LOC128162500 gene encoding agrin-like, which codes for MKAFLVIFTIGVVSAQHGHHGGNYHPDSQTHIDTEIQNLDAHFGKHQCLDLLMVDCQHHVTNGDEMVCGSDGVTYPNHCKFVHAVCMYTDLTAAYTGQCTSTTMAMTTVGNAAGSTMPGSVATGGSGTTGTTPPPTTTLSPEQIAFQNVFCHNKDSINCPAVVTPLCGSDGVIYNSSCHVSKARCDNPNLQTVDGSKCGLTTPVSVAPVVG